A region of Apilactobacillus apisilvae DNA encodes the following proteins:
- a CDS encoding ParA family protein: protein MAKIVTFGNFKGGTGKTTNSCMIAYQLSKKGKKVLVADLDPQANATSLYLNTKQSQTNEVVKFDTTLMSAVSDGDISSIITKIKDNLYLLPSFADFTSYPLFLEKTYPDSQKDRAMHFSKLLKPFEDEFDYIIIDTPPTVSLYTDSALMASDNIVLVLQTQERSYAGCEAFIEYLNELITNYDAEYRIAGILPVLLKNNSQVDKMILNQAKEEFHSSNMFKSIVKNMERLKRYDIIGITDPDCKNQKNDMHDRRVNALYSKITDEFIERVE, encoded by the coding sequence ATGGCAAAAATAGTTACTTTTGGTAATTTTAAAGGTGGAACAGGTAAAACCACTAATAGTTGTATGATAGCTTACCAACTATCTAAGAAAGGTAAAAAAGTTTTAGTAGCAGATTTAGATCCACAGGCTAACGCTACTTCTCTTTATTTAAATACTAAGCAATCTCAAACAAATGAAGTAGTTAAATTTGATACTACATTAATGAGTGCGGTTAGTGATGGAGATATTTCTTCGATCATAACTAAAATTAAAGATAACTTGTATTTACTACCTAGTTTTGCTGATTTTACTTCTTATCCTTTATTTTTAGAAAAAACTTATCCAGATAGCCAAAAAGATAGAGCAATGCATTTTTCTAAGTTATTAAAGCCTTTTGAAGATGAATTTGACTATATTATTATTGATACTCCTCCTACAGTATCCTTATATACAGATTCTGCTTTAATGGCATCAGATAACATTGTCTTAGTTTTACAAACACAAGAACGTTCTTATGCTGGATGTGAAGCATTTATTGAATATTTAAATGAATTAATAACAAACTATGATGCTGAATACAGAATTGCTGGAATATTACCAGTTCTTCTAAAGAATAATTCTCAAGTTGATAAAATGATTCTTAATCAAGCAAAAGAAGAATTTCATTCATCTAACATGTTCAAAAGTATTGTTAAGAATATGGAAAGATTAAAGAGATACGACATTATAGGAATTACAGATCCAGACTGCAAAAATCAAAAGAATGATATGCATGATAGAAGAGTTAATGCTCTATACAGTAAAATAACTGATGAATTCATTGAAAGGGTTGAATAA